A DNA window from Pseudomonas sp. GD03919 contains the following coding sequences:
- the phnE gene encoding phosphonate ABC transporter, permease protein PhnE, with product MTTLTTHTPTVDSKRSWLQLIGWGLFFAVLAWSWRGAEMNPLALVRDAGNMATFAADFFPPDFSNWRHYLKEMVVTVQIALWGTVLAILCAIPLGILCSENIVPWWVYQPVRRVMDACRSINEMVFAMLFVVAVGLGPFAGVLALFISTTGVLAKLFAEAVEAIDPGPVEGVRATGASALQEVIFGVIPQVLPLWISYSLYRFESNVRSATVVGMVGAGGIGVILWEAIRGFQFAQTCALLIVIILVVSAIDILSQRLRKLFI from the coding sequence ATGACCACTTTGACCACCCATACCCCGACCGTCGATAGCAAACGCAGCTGGCTGCAACTGATCGGCTGGGGCCTGTTCTTCGCCGTGCTCGCCTGGTCCTGGCGGGGTGCGGAAATGAACCCGCTGGCGCTGGTGCGCGATGCCGGCAACATGGCCACTTTCGCCGCCGACTTCTTCCCGCCGGATTTCAGCAACTGGCGGCACTACCTCAAGGAAATGGTGGTCACCGTGCAGATCGCCCTGTGGGGCACGGTGCTGGCCATTCTCTGCGCCATTCCGCTGGGCATCCTCTGTTCCGAGAACATCGTGCCCTGGTGGGTGTACCAGCCGGTACGCCGGGTGATGGATGCCTGCCGTTCGATCAACGAAATGGTCTTCGCCATGCTCTTCGTCGTCGCGGTCGGGCTCGGTCCCTTCGCCGGCGTGCTGGCGCTGTTCATCAGCACCACGGGGGTGCTGGCCAAGCTGTTCGCCGAGGCGGTCGAGGCCATCGATCCGGGTCCGGTCGAGGGCGTGCGCGCCACCGGCGCCAGTGCCCTGCAGGAGGTGATCTTTGGCGTCATCCCGCAGGTGCTGCCGCTGTGGATTTCCTACTCGCTGTACCGCTTCGAGTCCAACGTGCGCTCGGCCACGGTGGTCGGCATGGTTGGCGCCGGCGGCATCGGGGTGATCCTCTGGGAGGCGATTCGCGGCTTCCAGTTCGCCCAGACCTGCGCCCTGCTGATCGTGATCATCCTGGTGGTGAGCGCCATCGACATCCTATCCCAGCGCCTGCGCAAGCTCTTTATCTGA
- the phnF gene encoding phosphonate metabolism transcriptional regulator PhnF, whose protein sequence is MRPFQTMNLSRQSEPLYRELAAVLREDVQRMSPGDYLPGEMQLAARFSVNRHTLRRAVDELVLEGRLLRRQGKGTQVLAKPLVYPVEAGSAFSQSLSALGHRVEARLIERLRRTGSTEECRHLQLPDGSELIELTTLRLLEGQPLSLIRHRFCASLAPQLADYQGGSLRQHLAERDLPLTRTFSLIGARLPSREEAAHLLMPRHAPLLSVLTLSRDPAGRAVELAQSSSRADRFQYQVAT, encoded by the coding sequence GTGCGCCCTTTTCAAACGATGAACTTGTCTAGACAAAGCGAACCGCTGTACCGCGAGCTGGCCGCCGTGCTGCGCGAAGACGTGCAGCGCATGAGCCCGGGCGACTACCTGCCGGGCGAGATGCAACTGGCCGCGCGCTTTTCCGTCAACCGCCACACCCTGCGCCGCGCGGTGGACGAGCTGGTGCTCGAAGGCCGCCTGCTGCGCCGCCAGGGCAAGGGCACCCAGGTGCTGGCCAAGCCACTGGTGTACCCGGTGGAAGCGGGCAGTGCCTTCAGCCAGTCGCTGTCGGCGCTCGGCCACCGTGTCGAGGCCAGGCTGATCGAGCGCCTGCGCCGCACTGGCAGCACCGAGGAATGCCGCCACCTGCAACTGCCCGACGGCAGCGAGCTGATCGAGCTGACCACCCTGCGCCTGCTCGAGGGGCAGCCGCTGAGCCTGATCCGCCACCGCTTCTGCGCCAGCCTGGCACCACAGTTGGCTGACTACCAGGGCGGTTCGCTGCGCCAGCACCTGGCCGAGCGCGACCTGCCGCTGACGCGCACCTTCAGCCTGATCGGCGCGCGCCTTCCCAGCCGCGAAGAGGCGGCGCACTTGCTGATGCCACGCCACGCGCCGCTGCTCAGCGTGCTCACTTTGTCCCGCGATCCCGCTGGTCGGGCGGTAGAGCTGGCGCAGTCCAGCAGCCGCGCCGACCGCTTCCAGTACCAGGTAGCGACCTGA
- the phnG gene encoding phosphonate C-P lyase system protein PhnG yields the protein MNETDPNIAARQRWMGVLARAGSALDAHEAALKDSAYQLIRAPEVGMTLVRGRMGGTGSAFNLGEMTVTRCVVRLADGRTGYSYLAGRDKRRAELAALADAHLQGSDQARWLSELIEPIARQQREQRLARAARSATTQVEFFTLVRGED from the coding sequence ATGAACGAAACCGACCCGAACATCGCCGCGCGCCAGCGCTGGATGGGCGTGCTGGCCCGTGCCGGCAGCGCCCTCGATGCCCACGAGGCGGCGCTGAAGGACAGCGCCTACCAGCTGATCCGCGCTCCCGAGGTGGGCATGACCCTGGTGCGCGGACGCATGGGCGGCACCGGCAGCGCCTTCAACCTGGGCGAGATGACCGTGACCCGCTGCGTGGTGCGCCTGGCCGACGGCCGCACCGGCTACAGCTACCTGGCCGGCCGCGACAAGCGCCGCGCCGAACTGGCCGCCCTGGCCGACGCCCACCTGCAGGGCAGCGACCAGGCGCGCTGGCTCAGTGAGCTGATCGAACCCATAGCTCGCCAGCAGCGCGAGCAGCGCCTGGCCCGGGCCGCGCGCAGCGCCACCACCCAGGTGGAATTCTTCACCCTGGTCAGAGGAGAGGATTGA
- the phnH gene encoding phosphonate C-P lyase system protein PhnH — MTTPHSSHWLQPAFDDPVLDAQVSFRAALGALAEPGLPRAMDRAHALGDLAPATYGLCLAFLDSDTPLWLAPRFDTPLIRANLAFHCGCPIVAEREIALFALLDERELDDLSDFDNGSERYPDQSCTLLIQLADLHAGPALRWRGPGIKDVRSVSLPLPASFWQQRQARSAFPRGLDCFFAAGGEVIGLPRSTRVLIETEEAA, encoded by the coding sequence ATGACTACGCCGCACAGCTCGCACTGGCTGCAACCGGCTTTCGACGACCCGGTGCTCGATGCCCAGGTCAGCTTCCGCGCCGCCCTCGGCGCCCTTGCCGAACCGGGTCTGCCACGCGCCATGGACCGCGCCCACGCCCTGGGCGACCTGGCCCCGGCCACCTATGGCCTGTGCCTGGCCTTTCTCGACAGCGACACGCCGCTATGGCTGGCGCCGCGCTTCGATACGCCGCTGATCCGCGCCAACCTGGCCTTCCACTGCGGCTGCCCGATCGTCGCCGAGCGCGAGATCGCCCTGTTCGCCCTGCTCGACGAGCGCGAGCTGGATGATCTGTCGGACTTCGACAATGGCAGCGAACGCTACCCGGATCAATCCTGCACGCTGCTGATCCAGTTGGCTGATCTGCACGCCGGCCCGGCCTTGCGCTGGCGCGGTCCGGGTATCAAGGACGTGCGCAGTGTCAGTCTGCCGCTGCCGGCCTCGTTCTGGCAGCAGCGCCAGGCGCGCAGCGCCTTTCCCCGTGGCCTGGACTGCTTCTTCGCCGCGGGCGGGGAAGTGATCGGCCTGCCGCGCAGCACCCGTGTGCTGATCGAAACCGAGGAGGCTGCCTGA
- a CDS encoding carbon-phosphorus lyase complex subunit PhnI — protein sequence MYVAVKGGERAIDNAHQLLANRRRGDTAVAELGVEQIRQQLPLAVARVMSEGSLYDEELAALAIKQAAGDLMEAIFLLRAYRTTLPRFGASEPLDTTEMQLERRISATFKDLPGGQLLGPTFDYTHRLLDFTLLAEGDYPAPEAAVTDESKPCPRVLDFLAGEGLMAREVDDGAPVPDITREPLAFPASRAERLQALARGDEGFLLALGYSTQRGYGRNHPFAGEIRIGAAEVWMTPAELGFAVPLGDIEITECEMVNQFVGESAEQAQFTRGYGLAFGYAERKAMGMALVDRALRAGEYGEEVQGPAQEEEFVLMHCDNVEAAGFVSHLKLPHYVDFQAELELIRKLRRQASAEENH from the coding sequence ATGTATGTCGCCGTCAAGGGTGGCGAACGCGCCATCGACAATGCCCATCAGCTGCTGGCCAACCGTCGCCGCGGTGATACCGCCGTTGCCGAACTGGGCGTTGAGCAGATCCGCCAGCAGCTGCCGCTGGCCGTGGCCCGCGTCATGAGCGAGGGCTCGCTGTACGACGAGGAACTGGCCGCGCTGGCGATCAAGCAGGCGGCCGGTGACCTGATGGAAGCCATTTTCCTGCTGCGCGCCTACCGCACCACGCTGCCGCGTTTCGGCGCCAGCGAGCCGCTGGATACCACGGAGATGCAGCTGGAGCGGCGCATCTCTGCCACTTTCAAGGACCTGCCCGGCGGTCAACTGCTCGGCCCGACCTTCGACTACACCCACCGTCTGCTGGATTTCACCTTGCTGGCCGAGGGCGACTATCCGGCGCCGGAAGCGGCCGTTACCGATGAGTCCAAACCTTGTCCGCGGGTGCTGGATTTTCTTGCAGGCGAAGGCCTGATGGCCCGCGAAGTGGATGACGGCGCGCCAGTACCTGACATCACCCGCGAGCCGCTGGCCTTTCCCGCCAGCCGCGCCGAGCGCCTGCAGGCGCTGGCCCGTGGCGACGAGGGCTTCCTCCTGGCGCTGGGGTATTCCACCCAGCGTGGCTACGGACGCAACCACCCCTTCGCCGGGGAGATCCGTATCGGCGCCGCCGAGGTGTGGATGACGCCCGCCGAACTGGGTTTCGCCGTACCACTGGGCGACATCGAAATCACCGAGTGCGAGATGGTCAACCAGTTCGTCGGTGAAAGCGCCGAGCAGGCGCAGTTCACCCGCGGCTACGGCCTGGCCTTCGGTTACGCCGAGCGCAAGGCCATGGGCATGGCCCTGGTCGATCGTGCCCTGCGTGCCGGCGAGTACGGCGAGGAAGTGCAGGGCCCGGCGCAGGAGGAGGAGTTCGTGCTGATGCACTGCGACAACGTCGAGGCTGCCGGCTTCGTCTCGCACCTGAAGTTGCCGCATTACGTCGACTTTCAGGCCGAACTGGAACTGATCCGCAAGCTGCGCCGTCAGGCGTCGGCAGAGGAGAACCACTGA
- a CDS encoding alpha-D-ribose 1-methylphosphonate 5-phosphate C-P-lyase PhnJ, which translates to MNLSTASGAREASAYNFAYLDEQTKRMIRRGLLKAVAIPGYQVPFGGREMPLPYGWGTGGMQLTAAILGRDDVLKVIDQGADDTTNAVSIRRFFARTAGVATSERTVEASVIQTRHRIPETPLSAGQIMVYQVPIPEPLRFIEPSEQETRTMHALEDYGVMHVKLYEDIATFGHIATAYAYPVTVDERYVMDPSPIPKFDNPKLDMSPALMLFGAGREKRLYAVPPFTRVVSLDFEDHPFAVQRWDECCAFCGSTESFLDELIVDDAGSKRYVCSDTDYCRQRTEENLQ; encoded by the coding sequence ATGAACCTTTCCACTGCAAGCGGCGCCCGCGAGGCGTCGGCCTACAACTTCGCCTACCTCGACGAGCAGACCAAACGCATGATCCGCCGCGGTCTGCTCAAGGCGGTGGCGATCCCCGGCTACCAGGTGCCTTTCGGCGGGCGTGAGATGCCGCTGCCCTACGGCTGGGGCACCGGTGGCATGCAGCTGACCGCCGCCATTCTCGGCCGTGATGACGTGCTCAAGGTGATCGACCAGGGCGCTGATGACACTACCAACGCGGTGTCTATCCGCCGCTTCTTCGCCCGCACCGCCGGCGTCGCCACCAGCGAACGCACGGTGGAGGCCAGCGTGATCCAGACCCGCCACCGCATCCCGGAAACCCCGCTGTCAGCCGGGCAGATCATGGTCTATCAGGTGCCTATCCCCGAGCCGCTGCGCTTTATCGAGCCCAGCGAGCAGGAGACGCGGACCATGCATGCGCTGGAGGATTACGGCGTGATGCACGTGAAGCTGTACGAGGACATCGCCACCTTCGGCCATATCGCCACCGCCTATGCCTACCCGGTGACGGTGGACGAGCGCTACGTGATGGACCCGTCGCCGATCCCGAAATTCGACAACCCCAAGCTGGACATGAGCCCGGCGCTGATGCTGTTCGGCGCCGGTCGTGAAAAGCGCCTGTACGCGGTGCCGCCCTTTACCCGGGTGGTCAGCCTGGACTTCGAGGATCACCCCTTCGCCGTGCAGCGCTGGGATGAGTGCTGCGCCTTCTGCGGCAGCACGGAATCCTTCCTCGACGAGCTGATCGTCGACGACGCCGGCAGTAAGCGCTACGTCTGCTCCGACACCGACTACTGCCGCCAGCGCACCGAGGAGAACCTGCAATGA